One window from the genome of Pogoniulus pusillus isolate bPogPus1 chromosome 7, bPogPus1.pri, whole genome shotgun sequence encodes:
- the PPP3R1 gene encoding calcineurin subunit B type 1, translated as MGNEASYPLEMCSHFDADEIKRLGKRFKKLDLDNSGSLSVEEFMSLPELQQNPLVQRVIDIFDTDGNGEVDFKEFIEGVSQFSVKGDKEQKLRFAFRIYDMDKDGYISNGELFQVLKMMVGNNLKDTQLQQIVDKTIINADKDGDGRISFEEFCAVVGGLDIHKKMVVDV; from the exons GGAAACGAGGCAAGCTACCCTTTGGAAATGTGCTCGCACT ttGATGCTGATGAGATAAAACGACTAGGAAAGAGATTTAAGAAGCTTGATTTGGACAACTCCGGTTCTTTGAGTGTGGAAGAGTTCATGTCTTTACCTGAATTGCAACAGAACCCATTAGTACAGCGAGTAATAGATATATTTGACACAGATGGAAATGGGGAAGTGGACTTCAAAG AATTTATAGAAGGAGTCTCCCAGTTCAGTGTCAAAGGAGATAAGGAACAGAAGTTGAGGT ttGCTTTTCGCATTTATGATATGGATAAAGATGGTTACATCTCAAATGGGGAGCTCTTCCAGGTGCTGAAGATGATGGTTGGGAACAATCTCAAAGACACGCAGTTACAGCAAATTGTAGATAAAACCATAATTAATGCAGATAAGGATGGCGATGGAAGAATATCCTTTGAAGAATTCTGTGCT gTTGTAGGAGGCCTAGATATCCACAAAAAGATGGTTGTAGACGTGTGA